The Pseudomonas pergaminensis nucleotide sequence AACGCGTGCTGGTTGGCCAGGTGTTCCAGGTCTTGCAAGTCATCCAGCTCCGGCAAACTCCACAGGCCGCCCCACAGGCCCGTGGAAGGGCGACGGTAAAGCAGGATCGCACCCTCGGCATTGGCCAGCAGCGGCATCAGCGTGCGCTTCTGCGGGATAGTCTTGCGCGGCTTGGGGATCGGATAGCGCGTCTCCAGGCCGAGCATGTGGGCTTCGCAGCCTTTCTCCAGCGGGCATAGCAGGCAGCTGGGTTTGCTGCGGGTGCAGAGGGTGGCGCCCATGTCCATCATCGCCTGGGTATAGGCATTGACGCGATCATGGGGCGTGAAGCGTTCCGCAGTGGCCCACAGCTGCTTGGCCACCTTGGGCTCGCCGGGGTAGCCCTCCTGTGCGGTAAATCGCGCCAGGACGCGCTTGACGTTGCCGTCGAGGATCGGCGCACGCAAGCCCATGCTCAGGCTGGCGATCGCACCGGCGGTGGACAGGCCGATGCCCGGCAGCTCGGTGAGCTTCTCGACATCTTTGGGAAACTCGCCGCCGTACTCGGCCACGATAATCTTTGCAGTCTTTTGCAGGTTGCGTGCCCGGGTGTAGTAACCCAAGCCGGTCCACAGGTGCAGCACTTCGTCTTCCGGTGCAGCGGCCAGGGCTTCGACCGTCGGCAGCGAGGCCATGAAACGGTCGAAGTAATTGAGCACGGTGCTCACCTGGGTCTGTTGCAGCATGATCTCCGAGACCCACACCCGATAAGGCGTGATGCCCTGTTGCCAGGGCAGGTCATGACGACCGTGGCGGTCGTACCAATTGAGTACGGCTTCTGAAAATTGCTCGTTTCTCATCGTTTGAACAGGCCCTTCAGCGCGTCTTTAAGCTGCGGGTTCACCTTGTCGAGCTTCTCTTCCAGCTTGTCGCTGAGCTTGTTGCCGGCCGCCTTGATGGCAACCTGGGTCAAGCCGTCCTTGTCCAGGCGGCATGCCTTGGCGCCCAGTTCCAGCGGGCCACGGCAGCGCAGCGGCACTTCGATGCCCTGGAAGTTGGCGCCCACCTGGCAGGCGGGATCTGGCGTTTCACGCTGGTCACCTTCGACGATGATGCCGACGCGGTAGTCCATGCCCAGCACGCGCAGGTCGACGTCGCCGTTACCGTTGACGGTCAGGCCTGGGATGCGCACTTTCAAGTCAGGGTTGCTGGCGACCCCGTTACGGAAGGTCAGGTTGCCCTTCAACTCTTGGAACGGCGTGTCCTTGCCTTGCGGCGTGCTGCTCAAGGTCTTGCGATTGAGCAGGGCGATGCCGGTGCAGAGTTGTTGCTCAAGATTGGCGTTGAG carries:
- the mutY gene encoding A/G-specific adenine glycosylase produces the protein MRNEQFSEAVLNWYDRHGRHDLPWQQGITPYRVWVSEIMLQQTQVSTVLNYFDRFMASLPTVEALAAAPEDEVLHLWTGLGYYTRARNLQKTAKIIVAEYGGEFPKDVEKLTELPGIGLSTAGAIASLSMGLRAPILDGNVKRVLARFTAQEGYPGEPKVAKQLWATAERFTPHDRVNAYTQAMMDMGATLCTRSKPSCLLCPLEKGCEAHMLGLETRYPIPKPRKTIPQKRTLMPLLANAEGAILLYRRPSTGLWGGLWSLPELDDLQDLEHLANQHALELGTQQALPGLIHTFSHFQLAIEPWLVQVEESAHHVAEADWLWYNLATPPRLGLAAPVKKLLKRAADVLNAGVSS